Part of the Mycolicibacterium thermoresistibile genome, TCGGCTGATGGTGAAAGGCCATGTGCCAACTGAATTCCCGATAGCGTGCCGCGCTCAGGGCGGGGCCGGGGAGTGGGTAGTCCAAGTGGGCGTATTTGCTGACCTCGGTCGGGTATTGCGCCGCGTACTGAAATCCGACGCCGGCGCCGAGGTCATGGGCGACCAGCCTGATGGACCGCAGGCCGAGCTGGTCGGCCAGCAGACGATGCACGAACCTGGCCAGCGTGGCTTTGTCGTAGCTCGGCGGGGCGCCTTCGCTGTCGCCCAGTCCGGGCAGGTCCAACGCGTACACCGTGTACTTCTGCGCCAGTGCGGGAATGATCCCGCGCCAGGCGTACCACGTTTGTGGCCATCCGTGCAGCAGGACCAACGGATCGCCGCTCCCGCCGGTCACGTAGTGCATCCTCACACCGTCGACATCGGCGAACTCATGGCGGAACAGGCGGTTGAATTCGTCGTCGTCGCGGGTGGCGGAGTCGAACGCATGGGCACC contains:
- a CDS encoding alpha/beta fold hydrolase — translated: MVDTGAHAFDSATRDDDEFNRLFRHEFADVDGVRMHYVTGGSGDPLVLLHGWPQTWYAWRGIIPALAQKYTVYALDLPGLGDSEGAPPSYDKATLARFVHRLLADQLGLRSIRLVAHDLGAGVGFQYAAQYPTEVSKYAHLDYPLPGPALSAARYREFSWHMAFHHQPRVPEAVVANDVREYLALFYPYVAYGGTSFGGPGAQSPFTDEQVDEFARTYNRPDVLSGGFDLYRTLDQDEHDNVAAGPITTPTLLMTAEGLLESTRLTVEPRMANITRAVEVPGAGHWLVEENPAFVTNELLTFLAD